The following DNA comes from Phytohabitans rumicis.
CGCTCAGCGCGAGGTTGAGGTCCCAGGTGAGCACGGTGAACTTCTTGGTGTCGAGGTTGTAGTACAGGTAGTAGTTCTTGCCCGGCCCGCTCATGTCGTCGAAGTTGAGCAGCAGGTTCTGCAGCGCGACGTAGCGGGCCAGCGACGGTACGTCGACCCGGTCGGCGAGTCCCGCGGCGAACTCCTGGTCGGACGCGCCTTCTACCCACCTGATCAGGTCGATCACCGGTTGCAGGTCCTGGCTGCCCTTGAGGTTGATCTGGTCGAAGTCGTCCTGGTAGTCGGTCGGGTCGCCGCCCTGGTCGGTGAACTGGCTGCTGGCCCGGGACTTGTAGAGCACGCCGTCGTCGGTCAGGGCGTCGGCGTACGTCTGGTCCGGGTGCTCGACCAGCAGGCGGGTCACGGTGGGGCGGTCGTTGACCGTGAACGTGGAGTAGGCGTACTCCTGGCTGGGCTCGCCGGAGGCGCCGGTGAGGGTGAGGGCGACGGCCTCGTTCAGGCCGGTGCTGCCGCCGCGGCCGGCGGGGCGTACGGCGATCTCGGTGCGGCCCTGGTAGCGGCGGCCCTTCACGTACTCGTCGAAGCTGATCAGCCAGGGCAGCGACTCGGGCTCCTCGGCCTTGAGCGCGCCCATGCCCCCAAAGCCGCCGCCGGGACCGCCGCCGCCAAAAGCACCACCAGGAGCCCCGCCGCCAGGAGCACCGGCAGGGGAGCCCCGCCGCCAAAAGCACCGCCGCCGGCCGGACCGCCGCCACCCATGGCCCGGCCGCCGAAGCCGTTCGGGGCGCGCTCGCCGTTGCGGGTCAGCGCGGCCAGGGTGGAGTTGCCCTTGAGCCGGATCCCGACGCTGTCGAGGGCGGTGCCGTCGATGACGAGGTCCGCCTCGACGTACTCCTTCTCGCCGTCCTCCCAGTACTGGTCGAGCATCCGCTGGTAGTCGTCGTCCGAATAGGACAGCGTGAGCCGGTGCGGTTTGGTGCCGTCGAAGAGGTCGACGGTGCCGGTGACGTCCTGCGTGACGACCGCCGCCTCGGCCCGTTCGTCGCTGGTGACGATCGGCGTCACCCGCGTGGTGCCGGCGAGGCCGACCAGGGCGGCGAAGAACAGCCCGCACGCGGCCACCACCTTCCAGTGGTGGCGCAGCCGGACCGGGAGCCGGTGCAGGAGGCGTCGCATCACAGGTCGGTCTGGTCGTAGCCGGTCAAGATGGTCACCCGCTGGCCGAACGTGCGCTCGCGCAGCGCCGCGATCAGGTCGCCGGGCTCGGTGGCCTTCTTGAGCTTGACCGTGTAGAGCAACTCGGTCAGCGCGCCGCCGCGTATCGACTCCATGCTGACCAGCTCGAACTCGGCGGTGTGCCGGATCAGCACGTCTTGGACCTCGTTGGTGTAGTCCTCGTCGGCCGGCACCTGGATCTTGACCACCTGGCGTTGCACGTTGAGGTGGAACCAGTTGAACCGCTGCATCACGACCACGGCCAGGCAGATGGCGACGGTGGCCACGACGGCCAGGGTGTAGAAGCGGGTGCCGCAGGCCATGCCGATGCCCATGACGAGGAAGATGAACCCGACGTCGCGGGTCTCCTTGATGGCGTTGCGGAACCGGATCACCGACAGCGCGCCGACCAACGCGAACGCGCGGGCGATGTTGGAGCCGACCACGAGCATGATGAGCGAGATGATCATGCCGAGGATCACCAGCGTCTGTACGTACGACTGGCTGTACGACACGTTGCGGTGGGTGGCCCGGTAGACCCAGCCGATCGCCGCGCTCAACACGAACGACAGGGCCAGGGCGATCGCGATGTCGCCGACGCTGAACGTGCCGGACAGATCCTGGACGTTGAGGTCCATAGTGGTCAGTACTCCATTTCGGCGAGAACGATTGGCTCTTCGGGCACGTGGAACACGGACCGTGGCGCCCGGCCGAACGCCTCGACGCTC
Coding sequences within:
- a CDS encoding CotH kinase family protein; this translates as MGALKAEEPESLPWLISFDEYVKGRRYQGRTEIAVRPAGRGGSTGLNEAVALTLTGASGEPSQEYAYSTFTVNDRPTVTRLLVEHPDQTYADALTDDGVLYKSRASSQFTDQGGDPTDYQDDFDQINLKGSQDLQPVIDLIRWVEGASDQEFAAGLADRVDVPSLARYVALQNLLLNFDDMSGPGKNYYLYYNLDTKKFTVLTWDLNLALSGDANQGPHDAGRMGGFRMPAGGATAPDGGAAAPGGGQGPGGGGPSMGHPLKDRFLAASAFTQVYEDAYRDLYHKLYASGAATAAVDRAVAARTANGGDQSTADQEAATLRTLIANRTKSLAANEVIARS
- a CDS encoding DUF4956 domain-containing protein codes for the protein MDLNVQDLSGTFSVGDIAIALALSFVLSAAIGWVYRATHRNVSYSQSYVQTLVILGMIISLIMLVVGSNIARAFALVGALSVIRFRNAIKETRDVGFIFLVMGIGMACGTRFYTLAVVATVAICLAVVVMQRFNWFHLNVQRQVVKIQVPADEDYTNEVQDVLIRHTAEFELVSMESIRGGALTELLYTVKLKKATEPGDLIAALRERTFGQRVTILTGYDQTDL